The genome window GTTCCTAATTATCTTGGTTACCGGTGCTTTTGGTATTTCAGCCATTTTTATCACTATAATAAAGTAATGGGCAGTTATATAAAAGCTTTTATCTAGTTTAGCTTCTAAAAAATCATAAAATACGATGAGCAATTATGTTCTGTCTTTATCCTGCAAACAACTCCCTTATAGAAGGCTGTGAACCTGCCCTGCGTCTGAGGGAAAGAAGGAGATGAAGCGATAGGTGGAAGATGAGAAGGGCGTAAGCTGGGTGTGGGTGGGTGGGTGCGTAAAGGCTACAGGTGTGGAGCGTTTTGCTCAATTCACCTTCTCAGCGCTCTTAAAAACTTCATCAATCTCCGCTTGCACCGCAATCTTCCGCTCAATCGCTTTTTATCAGTGCCAGCTCGACCAAGCGCTTGTAACTAAAGGAGTGCCCCCCCCCCGCGTTTCTCAGCATGCAATTCGCCATACCGGATCCAGCGCTTCACACTCTCAGGATGGACGCCCAGTATTTTTGCCGCTTCCAAGACGGTCACCTCGGGTTCCATGATCCTCTCAGTATATCTATAAACAACAACAGTTAAGTTGTTTTGATAAAAGAGAAAGGGTTATCATTCCCCCATACGACCGGAGGTCTTCGCTTCGCATTACAAATCAGCCAAAAGCGGAAGGTTTATATATCCTATGCTCTAACAAGTTATACAGTACAAAAATTTCGAGAGGTGAGATAATGGTTGAATATCCTTACATCTTGGTTACGGGGAGATTAAAAGACTTTTTGAAACATATCAAAAGTGCGGGTGTTCCACCTAAGATAACTATCAGCTATCTTCCTTCTGTTAGCTTTAAAAGCACTAACGACCGTCCAATTGTCAAAGTGTTGAAATTTATTGGTTTTTTGGATTCTAGTGGTATCCCTACTGAGAGCTATAAGCAATTTCGGCTGAGAGGAGCTGAGGTAGTAATGGCAAAAGCTCTTCGGGTAGCCTACGAAGATCTCTTTAGAACTTACCCCGATGCCTATCGAAAAGATAATGAAGCATTAAAGGACTTTTTCAGGTCACATACAACTGCAGGTGAGCAGGTAGTCAATCAAACCGTTGTAACATTTAAAGCTTTATGCGAGTTTGCTGACTTTGAAGCTAAGATCGAGGGGGAGAAGCAGCCAAAAACCGAAAACGAGTCGGAAGATTCATCCAAAGGGGAGAGTCATGGAGCCCCAAGAGATGTTACAGTAAATATCAATATCCAATTACAACTACCAGCAACTGACGACGCACAAGTATATGAGAATTTATTTTCTGCCCTTAAGAAGCATCTGTATCCGTAGGTCTTGGATCTAATGATAGACAATGTTGAAGAGATTTATCTAAAAGTCCAAGCTTTTGAGAAAGATGCACATGTAATACTTGGAAAACATGAGACTTCAACATCGCGTATTGTCTTGCTTGGGCAAACTTATAAAAAATTAGGCGGATTAAGTTTGCAACAAGATGAATTGTTTCGTCAAGCACTTCGTTGCGTAGAGAATGGCCTTTTTAGAGCTGCACATGTTATGGCATGGGCAGGATTTATGGATTTCATTGAGGAAAAAGTTGCATCGGATGGTTTTATAAAACTTAAAAAGGTTAGACCTAAGTGGAATTTTTCGAGTGTTGAAGATCTACGTGAAAACTATCCTGAGTTTCAATTGATCGATGCCTGTCATGCTGTTGGTCTGTGTACAAAAAACGAGAAGAATACGCTTCATGGCTTATTAAGCAAACGTAATGAATGTGCACACCCTAGCAATTATTATCCAGGACTAAACGAGAGCCTTGGTTATATTTCAGAACTCCTTCGACGCATACATGCATTAAAAAAGAAAACTTTGTAGTTATTCCATTCTTAATCTCCTCTCTAGTTCGAATCCTACCTAGACTTTTTCATATTTTCACCCTTCCACAACACTCTCTTTATGGTGATAGTAAGCTATACGACGGTTTAAGAACCTAGGCGATGTAAATAACCTTTAAACACGGTAAAGAACACCGTCTCTCGCTTTGAGTCCGCACACGAAGCGGCTCTGAAAGACTCTTCTTTCTATCGTGCCATCACTCAATCATCCCGACTCCGACCGCTAGCGACCAACCACAAAGTTTTTAAGGTGACGTGCTATACATCACACTAGCCAAGGAGGGTAGTGTATGGAAGAAGAAGACGAAGAGGTGCTGGAAACTCCAGGATTCGCGTGGCGAGTTTCACTTTCCATCATTGGGGTGTGGGCTGGCTCGTATTTCTCATCTTATGGGTGACCTTCTATGCCTCTACGTTCACGCTCCTGGAGAACCTTGTAATTGTCCTTGTCTCTCTGCTCATCGTGGGTGCGATACTCGGTGCGTCATGGGGCATAAAATACGGTCGGAAATTCGGGAAGTGCAAATAACTTCTTTAAAAAATACGGTATGCGTCTGTGGGCAATCCGAAACGGCTGCTCTGAAGAAATCAATTTGACGTCAGGAGCATATGCAGAAACAAAAACAAAGGCAGAGGAATAATTAATCGCTATCCCGGGTCGGAGGAGGAGGATCAAACTGCGCCAAGAACAAACGTGAGCACTTCTCTTCCAGAACCCGCATCGCCTCCTTCTCCCGACGTCCACCGCACTTCTCGACTATTTCCCTGTATCGTTCAATCAACCGCAGCATCTCCTCCCTTTCCTGCTCGTCTTTTGCCAGATCAAGCCGCGTTGCGAGTATCGTCGCCTCGATTACTGCATTCCGTCCTCGGTTGATCGCTTTTACTTCCTTTTTATTGATCTTTACCGTTTGCGGCAGCACCTGGAAATAGAAATAGTCGCTGCGTTCTTCTATCAAAACGGTGGTGAAGACGATCCATGCATTTGCTTTTGCTAGTACGGGCACACCGGCAAACTCGGAGAGATTCAATTCGCTCAGATGCCCGAACGCCGTTTTTACGAACAGAACCGCGTCATCAGTCACGTTCGCCGCTACCGTACTGGTTTCGAGTACGTTCTCGAGCGTCTGTGAGCCCTTGTAAAGCTTTACGAAATGCGTTGTCTTCCCCTGCTGCTCGTCGTCAATCTCGGTTATGATTCCTACGGGAGCGGCATTCGGCATTCCCACAGCCGACTGCGTCGTAACGATGACTTCCGAGATGCCCTCGCCTATGCCTGCTTCCTGAAGTTTCATTTTTTTGTTTTTACGCTTCTGCCTACGTGCAACAGGTGCTCGATTCAAGCCCACATCTGTGCTATTGCTTCCGCGGCTTCACCTCTGGGTTCTACCTCATACGCCACCACGGGCACGCCAGTAACCAGTGCTTTCGTAACGGTCTCGTCATTTAGTATCTTGCCGGCGATCTTTATCCCTTTTTCCCTGCAGTACTGTTCGATCTCCTCACTTACCACTTCATTCTGATCGTACTTGTTGATGCAAACCGTCGCTTGCCGTCGAGATGCTCATCACTGCACCACCTTTATTCATCAGACCTTCCACTTCTTTTCTCCTCTATGGTAAGCCAGAAGACTTTGTTTCTGTATTCTACCTTCTTTATTTTGCCGCTTTTCTCCAGTCTCATGAAGCTATCGTGAACAGCTCCTGCCTCCGCCTCGAATTTCTTTAGTGTTTCTATAACCTGCTCTTCCCGCATTGGATGACGTCGTATTATTGCTAAAATAGCGTCTTCGGGATTTGTGAAACCCTCGATGGAAAATTCACCCATTTCCTCTGCGGTAATATCCATTATCACGTTAACCTCGCTCAGCATCGCATGTGCTAATGCGATGGCTTCGTGATCAGGAGGAACAGCCCACGGCTCCGCGGGAGGTCTTATCGGGACATTGATATAAATCCGGTCGGGCGCTATGTGCTTAAGCCTGCTTTTTAGCGCCTCCAATTCCTCCTCTGAGTCATTGAGCCCCTTTACCAGCATGACCTCAACCCAGAGCTCTCCATCATATTCTCGTCGGAACCGTTCCATACCGTCGACAACCGCCTCAAAAGCAATCCCACGAAACGGTCTGTTTATCTTTCTGAACGTTTCCGCAGTGCCTGCATCGAGTGAGGGCATCACTACATCTGCCTGCGAAAGGTCGGCTCTTACATCCGCCCTGTTAAGAAGAGAACCATTTGTATCAACGGCTATGGGTATTTCTGCTAATTCTTTAGTCTTGCGGATTAGCCAGCCAAGGCTTTTACATAACGTCGGTTCGCCTTCCCCTACGAAGGTTACAAAATCTAGCTCATTCCGGGTACGTTCTGTTTCTGGTTCTGGTTCTAGCACTCGCGTGATCTCGTTTAGTATCTCTTCCGGTGGAAAGAAGTCTCTACGCTGATTGGTCATCTGCGTCGTCCGGCCAAGCTGACAGTAGACACAAGAGTAGTTACAGGTTTTGAATGGAATTGTATTTACGCCTAAAGAGCGCCCGAGACGCCGTGATGGAACCGGTCCATAGACCAGCTTCATTGTATGCGCTCCCAAATATCCCGTATCGCATTCGAGACGACCCCTTCCGAGAATTCAACCACCGGCATACCTGCAACCATCGCTTCAGTGACCACGGGGTCGTAGGGGATGTTTCCAACGATCTCCACGCCACGTTGCCGGCAAAACTCGGTAATTCTCGTGCTGTTCTCCTCATTAATGTCATATTTGTTGATGCAAACCGTAGGCTTCACGCCGAAGTGCGCCACCACATCCAGAATGCGTTTGAGGTCGTGCAGTCCGGACATCGTGGGCTCGGTAACGATCAGTGCGAGGTCCACGCCGGTCAAGGACGCAATCACCGGGCAGCCGATGCCAGGCGCGCCATCAATTAAAATGAGGTCTGAACCTTCCCGTTCTGCGATCTCCCGCGCCAGCTCTCTAACGACCGTAACCAGTTTCCCGGACGCCTCTTCCGCGATATTGAGCTGCGCGTGCACCATTGGGCCGTACTTTGTGGTTGAGACGTAGGTGTACCCGGAGACGCGTTCCTGCAACGAGAGCGCCTCTTGCGGGCAGGTGAAGACGCACGCGCCACAGCCTTCACACCGTGCGGGATTGACCGTATACGTCGCTTCTTCCGTCACGTCTATCGCATTGAACCGACAGGTCTCCGCGCACGTGCCGCACTCGCTGCACAACGATTTGTCCATTACTGCTACTTTCAAGCCTTTGAATTCCTGCTTCGTTACCATTTCAGGATGCAACAGCAGATGCAAGTCAGGTGCATCCACATCACAGTCCGCAATGACTTTGTTCTCCGCGAGGACCGCGAAAGAACCCACAAGCGTGGTCTTGCCCGTGCCGCCCTTGCCGCTAATAACCGTTAATTGTTTCACCGCTCGTATTCCTCCTCGATACGCCCCATCAGCGCTGCAAATCGCTCCCGCCATTCCGGCAGCTCCTTTATGAAGAGCACACCTTCCGAATAGCTCCGCGCAATTCGTTTGTCGTGCGGGATCTCGAGCAGAATCGGAATTCGCTCAGCAGCGCAGTACTCGTAGACTTTTCGATCGCCAACCCCCGCTTTGTTTATTACCACACCAAAAGGAAGCTTGAGTACTCGAAGTACCGCAACTGCAAGCGTCAAATCATAGAGTCCAAACGGCGTGGGTTCAGTCACGAGAATACAGTAATCACTGCCCTGCACCGCTGCGATCACCGGACAGGCCGTGCCCGGCGGCACGTCAATAATCACGGTCTTTGCTGGATCGATTTCCGCTTTTACCTGATCGATCAGCGGTGTCGCCATTATTTCGCCGATATTCAGCAGCCCGTACACAAGCGCTATGCTGCCGTCACCACTTGTCCCTTTTTTGATAACGCCAATCTCACGTGGTTGCTCGCTGATCGCACTCCGCGGACAGACCAGAGAGCACAACCCACAACCGTGGCAGAGTCCTGGGAACACCATGACTTCTTGCTTTGGCACCACGACAAGCGCGTTATATTCGCATGCCAAAGCGCACTTCCCGCAGAAGTCACACAGCTCGTAATTGACCGTTGGCACCAGTGTATACGCGGACTTTGTCTCCTGAATCACGGGATTCAAAAAGAGGTGTGAATTGGGCTCCTCGACGTCGCAATCGAGTAATTGCACGTGCCTGTTCGAAAGCGACAGGGCAAGATTCACTGCCACGGTCGTCTTCCCCGTGCCGCCTTTGCCGCTCGCTAGTGAAATGATCATCCGTTCACCGTTTTGTTTTGTTGCGTTGTGGGCTTAAAAATGCTTAATGCCGATGTTCCTTGCACGCAGTGGCGTCACTGGCTTCAATAAGCTCTCCAGCCTGAAAAGCTCGTATTGTGTCCT of Methanomicrobia archaeon contains these proteins:
- a CDS encoding helix-turn-helix domain-containing protein — translated: MEPEVTVLEAAKILGVHPESVKRWIRYGELHAEKRGGGALL
- a CDS encoding DUF5343 domain-containing protein, whose product is MVEYPYILVTGRLKDFLKHIKSAGVPPKITISYLPSVSFKSTNDRPIVKVLKFIGFLDSSGIPTESYKQFRLRGAEVVMAKALRVAYEDLFRTYPDAYRKDNEALKDFFRSHTTAGEQVVNQTVVTFKALCEFADFEAKIEGEKQPKTENESEDSSKGESHGAPRDVTVNINIQLQLPATDDAQVYENLFSALKKHLYP
- a CDS encoding DUF447 family protein translates to MKLQEAGIGEGISEVIVTTQSAVGMPNAAPVGIITEIDDEQQGKTTHFVKLYKGSQTLENVLETSTVAANVTDDAVLFVKTAFGHLSELNLSEFAGVPVLAKANAWIVFTTVLIEERSDYFYFQVLPQTVKINKKEVKAINRGRNAVIEATILATRLDLAKDEQEREEMLRLIERYREIVEKCGGRREKEAMRVLEEKCSRLFLAQFDPPPPTRDSD
- a CDS encoding radical SAM protein, whose amino-acid sequence is MKLVYGPVPSRRLGRSLGVNTIPFKTCNYSCVYCQLGRTTQMTNQRRDFFPPEEILNEITRVLEPEPETERTRNELDFVTFVGEGEPTLCKSLGWLIRKTKELAEIPIAVDTNGSLLNRADVRADLSQADVVMPSLDAGTAETFRKINRPFRGIAFEAVVDGMERFRREYDGELWVEVMLVKGLNDSEEELEALKSRLKHIAPDRIYINVPIRPPAEPWAVPPDHEAIALAHAMLSEVNVIMDITAEEMGEFSIEGFTNPEDAILAIIRRHPMREEQVIETLKKFEAEAGAVHDSFMRLEKSGKIKKVEYRNKVFWLTIEEKRSGRSDE
- a CDS encoding 4Fe-4S binding protein produces the protein MKQLTVISGKGGTGKTTLVGSFAVLAENKVIADCDVDAPDLHLLLHPEMVTKQEFKGLKVAVMDKSLCSECGTCAETCRFNAIDVTEEATYTVNPARCEGCGACVFTCPQEALSLQERVSGYTYVSTTKYGPMVHAQLNIAEEASGKLVTVVRELAREIAEREGSDLILIDGAPGIGCPVIASLTGVDLALIVTEPTMSGLHDLKRILDVVAHFGVKPTVCINKYDINEENSTRITEFCRQRGVEIVGNIPYDPVVTEAMVAGMPVVEFSEGVVSNAIRDIWERIQ
- a CDS encoding ATP-binding protein; translation: MIISLASGKGGTGKTTVAVNLALSLSNRHVQLLDCDVEEPNSHLFLNPVIQETKSAYTLVPTVNYELCDFCGKCALACEYNALVVVPKQEVMVFPGLCHGCGLCSLVCPRSAISEQPREIGVIKKGTSGDGSIALVYGLLNIGEIMATPLIDQVKAEIDPAKTVIIDVPPGTACPVIAAVQGSDYCILVTEPTPFGLYDLTLAVAVLRVLKLPFGVVINKAGVGDRKVYEYCAAERIPILLEIPHDKRIARSYSEGVLFIKELPEWRERFAALMGRIEEEYER